A genomic window from Methanobacterium sp. BRmetb2 includes:
- a CDS encoding formylmethanofuran dehydrogenase codes for MEDSNKQDIIPFSEVNKFHGHTCPGIAIGYRAGEIAIKKLSSARAVNEEFLAIVENDSCSVDAIQVLTGCTFGKGNLIFKDYGKQVYIFINRNTGNALRLSLSKGIDEMDPEFARIREKTFSNSASAEEKLEYEKQRDKTTQNILDMPDNELFKIEEVKIDIPEEARIFQSVKCAKCGELVAEHRTRVENGKFVCIPCFDDYSRT; via the coding sequence TCTCAGAAGTTAATAAATTTCATGGACATACATGCCCTGGAATAGCTATTGGATACCGGGCAGGAGAAATAGCAATTAAAAAACTAAGTTCGGCCAGAGCTGTAAATGAAGAGTTCCTGGCTATTGTAGAAAATGACAGCTGCAGTGTAGATGCCATACAGGTCTTAACTGGCTGTACTTTTGGAAAAGGCAATTTAATATTCAAAGACTATGGAAAACAAGTTTACATCTTCATAAACAGAAATACTGGAAATGCTCTACGTTTATCTCTAAGTAAAGGCATAGATGAGATGGACCCAGAATTTGCCAGAATCCGGGAAAAAACTTTTTCCAACTCAGCCAGTGCTGAAGAAAAATTAGAATATGAAAAACAAAGAGATAAAACTACTCAAAACATTTTAGATATGCCAGATAACGAATTGTTCAAAATTGAAGAAGTAAAAATTGATATTCCTGAAGAAGCCAGGATATTCCAATCAGTTAAATGTGCCAAGTGTGGTGAGCTGGTTGCAGAACACAGAACACGGGTAGAAAATGGTAAATTTGTGTGTATCCCCTGTTTTGATGATTATTCAAGAACATGA
- a CDS encoding DtxR family transcriptional regulator, translated as MNEDSLNLTKSIEDYLEVIYKLKKAKGIIKVSDIAEELNVKPPSVVEAVNKMSKLKFISHKKYGEIKLNKRGIKIAKSITYKHTTLKNFLNILGVNNKTAEREACAMEHILSNSTVKKVKNSQNSLRFIQLILPF; from the coding sequence ATGAATGAAGATTCCCTTAACCTTACCAAAAGTATTGAGGATTACCTTGAAGTTATTTACAAATTGAAAAAAGCTAAAGGAATTATTAAAGTGAGTGATATTGCTGAAGAACTTAATGTTAAACCTCCAAGTGTAGTAGAAGCAGTTAATAAGATGTCTAAATTGAAATTTATATCCCACAAAAAATATGGGGAAATAAAATTAAATAAACGAGGAATAAAAATCGCAAAAAGCATTACATATAAACATACTACACTCAAAAACTTTTTAAATATTTTAGGCGTTAATAATAAAACTGCTGAGAGAGAAGCATGTGCAATGGAACACATTTTAAGTAATTCAACAGTTAAAAAAGTGAAAAATTCACAAAATTCATTGAGATTTATTCAGCTGATACTACCTTTTTAA
- a CDS encoding cation transporter, which yields MNEKIKIDLKKGERAAQYSSLINLFLAIIKGIVGFLSGSIALIADSIHSFSDIFASLAVYIGLKLSRRKPDEKFPYGYYKVETFASLIVSALIIITGVEIAFDSFNAFLNPSIIEIPLISLFVAALSVVISFLLARYKEKIGREIGSHALINDGKHSFVDILSSLIVFIGILCSYIGYLGVDGISGIFVALLIVYIGLKLAKDDVMVLLDASMDPEKIKQIRTIAEGVNCVEAVHDIKIRRSGPFIFVELHLETQKGLPVKRAYEISNKVREAIKDEIQNVDSLTVQIEPFKKEKLRIAVPVENKEGMKSAISKHFNKAPYILIADVFHDKVADITIRDSPWARYDNERRIKVAEFLRKEKVDILVKSEVMEDQMHILSDELMDIIGPDGITLEEIIKNAAKKG from the coding sequence ATTAATGAAAAAATTAAAATTGATTTAAAAAAAGGAGAAAGAGCAGCTCAATATTCCAGCCTAATTAACCTATTCCTTGCAATAATTAAAGGTATAGTGGGATTTTTATCTGGAAGTATAGCTTTAATTGCAGATTCCATTCACTCTTTTTCAGACATATTTGCATCACTTGCTGTATACATTGGACTTAAACTTTCCAGGCGAAAACCTGATGAAAAATTCCCTTATGGCTATTATAAGGTTGAAACATTTGCATCTTTAATAGTATCTGCTTTGATAATTATAACTGGAGTGGAAATAGCATTTGATTCATTTAACGCATTTTTAAATCCCAGTATAATTGAAATACCATTAATCAGTCTGTTTGTCGCCGCTCTTTCCGTTGTGATTTCATTTTTACTAGCACGGTATAAAGAAAAAATTGGGAGGGAAATAGGATCTCATGCACTCATAAATGATGGAAAACATAGCTTCGTTGATATATTATCATCTCTAATTGTTTTTATAGGTATATTATGTTCATATATTGGTTATTTGGGTGTAGATGGAATTTCAGGGATTTTTGTTGCGCTATTAATAGTTTATATAGGATTAAAATTGGCTAAAGATGATGTTATGGTTCTTTTAGATGCCAGTATGGATCCTGAAAAGATTAAACAAATTAGAACTATTGCCGAAGGTGTTAACTGTGTGGAAGCTGTGCATGATATTAAAATTAGAAGATCAGGTCCTTTTATATTTGTAGAATTGCATCTGGAAACACAAAAAGGATTGCCAGTAAAAAGAGCCTATGAAATTTCAAATAAGGTGCGAGAAGCCATTAAAGATGAAATTCAAAATGTGGACAGTTTAACCGTGCAAATAGAGCCTTTTAAAAAGGAAAAACTTCGAATAGCTGTTCCTGTGGAAAATAAAGAAGGAATGAAATCTGCTATTTCCAAACATTTCAACAAAGCACCCTACATCCTAATTGCAGATGTATTTCATGATAAAGTAGCTGATATTACTATTAGAGATAGTCCATGGGCTAGATATGACAATGAGAGGAGGATAAAAGTAGCTGAATTTTTAAGAAAAGAGAAAGTTGATATTTTAGTGAAGTCTGAAGTTATGGAAGACCAGATGCATATCCTATCAGATGAATTGATGGATATTATAGGACCTGACGGTATAACTCTTGAAGAAATAATTAAAAACGCTGCTAAAAAGGGATAA